ACTGGATGTGGAGCCTGTTTTCCTTCCAACGATGGTCCCCTTTTTTGAGTGGATCGCCGATTATTACATCCACCCGATAGGGATGGTCATCCGTTCCGCCCTGCCTGAAACCCATTTCAAAACCGCGCGCCTGACGGAAAAAGGGTCGGCTGCGCTGACCCGATGTCTCTTCGCATCCGAAACCGCGGAGGTCCTCTCCTGGATAAGGGATCATCCTGAGGCACGGCTCCCCTGGCCCCTCAAAACCATTTACCCGCTTCAGGAAAAGGGATGGATTCGTATCGAGGGACGGATCAAAACATCTGAAATCACAAATCCATATGAGCTGAAATTCATCCGGCCTAAAAAAGATCTCGACCTCAAGATCGTACTCGCAAAACGGGGCGCGGCAACGGCCGCCAACGAGGAGGAGTTTCTGACAGAGGTCTTTCAATCGGGCGCGATTCTTCTAAGCGAGCTGACAAATCAATTCAAAAACGGTCGTTATCTTGCTGATAAATGGATTAAAAATAGCATACTGGAAATCCAGTGCATTCCGGTCCACAGGGATCCGGGGCCGGTCGCTGTTCCGCCGCCAGCCCTGCCTGGCGAGCTGCATGCCCACCAGCAAAAGGCATTGAATCGGATACGGGAGGGCCTTGACACGGGCGCGTTTGCCTCCTGTCTCCTCTACGGGGTCACGGGAAGCGGCAAGACAGAGGTCTATTATCGTGCAGTGGAACACGCCATTCGAATGGGGCGACAGGCCATATTGATGGCGCCCGAAATCTCCCTGGTCGGGTATCTGGAGGGTCTGTTCCGATCCAGGCTCGGGGATCGGGTCGCGGTCTACCACAGCGGGCTCACCCAGAGGGAGCGGCATTATCAGTGGATGCGCATGATCCGGGGAGAGGTGGATCTGGTCGTCGGGGCCCGCTCGGCCCTCTTCGCCCCCCTTCCCGAATTGGGATTGATCATCGTGGATGAGGAGCATGATTCCGCCTATGTCCAAGAGGAGCGGCGGGGCGGGCCCCATTACCAGGCCAGAGATGCCGCGGTGGTTCGGGCCAAGATGGAGCGCGCCCTCGTTATCCTCGGCTCCGGCACTCCTTCTGTCCAGTCCTATCAGAACAGCATTACCGGGAGATACCGCCTCCTGACCATGCCCAAACGGGTCGAGAACCGTCCGCTCCCGCAGGTGGAGATCGTGGACATGAAGGAGCAGACAGACGGCCGTGGAAAACAGCAGATGATCAGCCCGAGGCTCTTTAAGGCCCTGGGTGACAGCCTGGCGGCAGGGGATCAGACGATCCTTTTTTTAAACCGGAGGGGGTTTCATCGTCTCTATCTGTGCCGGGCGTGCGGTCAATCCATCTCCTGCCCCAACTGCGACGTGGCGCTCACCTTTCACCTCCAGGAAGACCGTCTCATCTGCCACTATTGCGGTTTTACCTGCGGGACCACGGTTCGCTGCGCGGCCTGCGGCCAGGGCCGGTTCAAGCCCTATGGATTCGGCACCGAAAAACTGGAACAGGAGGTGCATAGGCTTTTCCCTGAGGCGCAAATATCCCGGATGGATGCAGATGCCACCCGACGAAAGGGCGAGGCATCCAGGATCTTACGCCGGTTTGGCAGGCGCGAGAGCGATATCCTCGTGGGAACCCAGATGATCACCAAGGGGCATGACTTCCCCCATGTCACATTGGTGGGCGTCATCTCTGCCGAGCTTTCCCTCAGTTTTCCGGATTTCAGGGCAGGGGAACGGACGTTTCAGCTCCTGTCGCAGGTTGCCGGCCGGGCCGGGAGGGGGACCCGGAAGGGGCGGGTGATTATTCAGACCTTTAACCCGGATCACTATGTGGTTCGTTCGGCCATGGCCCATGATTTCCAGTCTTTTTTCGACAAGGAACAGGGGCTCAGAAAGGCCTTGGGCTACCCCCCTTTTTGCAGCCTGGCATGCCTGAGACTCCAGGGCACTGACAGAAAAAAGACCGACGCAGCGGCCCGGCAGTTAGGTACGGATCTGCGGGCGATCTTGAGAAGATGGCCCAGGCGGGGAAAAGAGATCCAGGTCCTGGGTCCGGTCGAAGCCCCCATCGCACGGATCAAGGGAAAGGTACGGTGGCAGTTTCTGGTCAAGAGCAAAAGCCCGGCGCTCTTGAGACACTTCCTGGTAGAGATTGAACGCTCATCGAAGTGGCTTCGATCCCAGGGCGTTTATCTGGTCTCGGATGTGGACCCTTATGACATGCTCTGAAAGCCGCCGTTGTCTTTAACAGGGGTCGGGACGGGCGGCGGATCACAGCAATATGGAGATTGCGGCAATATGATCGGCGTTTTTGATTCAGGCCTCGGAGGACTCACTATACTCAAGGCCTTTCTGACCAAACTCCCCGGGTATGATTACACCTACCTGGGCGATAATGCGCGAACCCCCTACGGCAATAAATCCCAGGGCGTCATCTATACCTACACGCGTCAGGCCGTGGAGTTCCTGTTCGCCAGGGGATGCATCCTGGTGATCCTGGCATGCAACACGGCATCGGCCAAGGCCCTGCGCAGGATCCAGCAGGAGTTCCTCCCGGCAAAGTTTCCGGACCGCCGGGTCCTGGGCGTGGTCATCCCCCTGGCCGAGGCAGGCGTGGACGCCTCCCGATACGGTCGGATCGGGGTCATCGGGACCCGGGCGACCATCGAGTCGGGGGTCTACGAACAGGAGCTGGCCAAACTGAGGCCGGATATCAAGGTCTTTGGCCAGGCCTGCCCGCTCCTGGTCCCCCTGGTGGAAGAGGACTGGATCGGAAAGCCCGAAACCCACATGATTCTCAAGAAGTATCTGTACCGGATCAAGCGAAAAAAAATCGACTCCCTCATCCTGGGCTGCACCCACTATCCCTTTCTGCAGAAGGACATCGAACGGATCATGGGGAAGAACTGCCGGGTCCTGAACGGTCCTGACACGGTCTCGGACAAATTGATCGATTATCTCTCCAGGCATCCGGAAATCGAGGAGCGGCTCGACCGGACCGGAACCGTGGACTTCTGCACCACGGACGACCCCGTCCGATTCAGGCTCATGGGTCAGAAATTCCTCTGTCACAACATCCCCGATGTGGAACAGGCGGTATTGGAAAATCAGGAGTGAGGAACTCCGCGTTTGGAAAAAACCATTGAACCGGGGCAAGACCGTTTTGAAACAACGCATCGTCGTAAAGAGGGTTCCCCTATTTGACGTTGA
The sequence above is drawn from the Deltaproteobacteria bacterium genome and encodes:
- the murI gene encoding glutamate racemase: MIGVFDSGLGGLTILKAFLTKLPGYDYTYLGDNARTPYGNKSQGVIYTYTRQAVEFLFARGCILVILACNTASAKALRRIQQEFLPAKFPDRRVLGVVIPLAEAGVDASRYGRIGVIGTRATIESGVYEQELAKLRPDIKVFGQACPLLVPLVEEDWIGKPETHMILKKYLYRIKRKKIDSLILGCTHYPFLQKDIERIMGKNCRVLNGPDTVSDKLIDYLSRHPEIEERLDRTGTVDFCTTDDPVRFRLMGQKFLCHNIPDVEQAVLENQE
- the priA gene encoding primosomal protein N'; amino-acid sequence: MTHQPSAISHDLSAMTHDPSPMTPRHPASDNRNPDAGQIPCLRVALSVPVKGTFDYAVPEGLGSAAQVGCRVLVPFNRRKITGYILETHSHTPDRDLKETIDILDVEPVFLPTMVPFFEWIADYYIHPIGMVIRSALPETHFKTARLTEKGSAALTRCLFASETAEVLSWIRDHPEARLPWPLKTIYPLQEKGWIRIEGRIKTSEITNPYELKFIRPKKDLDLKIVLAKRGAATAANEEEFLTEVFQSGAILLSELTNQFKNGRYLADKWIKNSILEIQCIPVHRDPGPVAVPPPALPGELHAHQQKALNRIREGLDTGAFASCLLYGVTGSGKTEVYYRAVEHAIRMGRQAILMAPEISLVGYLEGLFRSRLGDRVAVYHSGLTQRERHYQWMRMIRGEVDLVVGARSALFAPLPELGLIIVDEEHDSAYVQEERRGGPHYQARDAAVVRAKMERALVILGSGTPSVQSYQNSITGRYRLLTMPKRVENRPLPQVEIVDMKEQTDGRGKQQMISPRLFKALGDSLAAGDQTILFLNRRGFHRLYLCRACGQSISCPNCDVALTFHLQEDRLICHYCGFTCGTTVRCAACGQGRFKPYGFGTEKLEQEVHRLFPEAQISRMDADATRRKGEASRILRRFGRRESDILVGTQMITKGHDFPHVTLVGVISAELSLSFPDFRAGERTFQLLSQVAGRAGRGTRKGRVIIQTFNPDHYVVRSAMAHDFQSFFDKEQGLRKALGYPPFCSLACLRLQGTDRKKTDAAARQLGTDLRAILRRWPRRGKEIQVLGPVEAPIARIKGKVRWQFLVKSKSPALLRHFLVEIERSSKWLRSQGVYLVSDVDPYDML